Proteins encoded together in one Amblyraja radiata isolate CabotCenter1 chromosome 11, sAmbRad1.1.pri, whole genome shotgun sequence window:
- the LOC116978531 gene encoding protocadherin-18-like isoform X1, with amino-acid sequence MGYDLLFFASLLTAACLQDVPNQGSGHLPVDVSMLSGDHAPETGTEEVEVAARCRLQPLDQEMAVDAGSSAPPVAGPGLLLVPEGVAVGAVVALVEAPAPGVECRLVGGGFRLRRTAGRMFTVVTTAALDRERRDEYRLRLVTGSGSDGGESPFTVRVTDVNDNSPVFTAPRPPWVSVPMSPAAESGCPTARTHLLPVTAVKAADADSGANGELVYELAAAEGEVGGGGGVFGMGIGGELRANVCRLSGLPGREWRLRVRVWDGGSPRRSASTVLTVSFVPAATGSLAPAAVTGLALAAVCAALLPVVLLLRSACGDRWRRRRDGGAYNCRRAETDYRPQPRRPERLIHKTDIALLPTSRRAEPSTDPLPLPAAGLSGTEPLTPSPGRQRHRHRQLLRELVRLSRAGCPDGSLDLAAGSPHVQQISQLLSLLHQGQFQARPNFRGNKYLKTCRGTGAEADQPTRKDSGQGESEGGDSDSDVGSTPPLHELLNEGLNGLLARGSWETSPGQGGGAGRGERLSLEDLFWALPSSLPSDYKENVFSLESETVPETADGERTTFSTFGKGVPEHGAAFLTEMAVLFHQLLGQSPQPGSHLEPYLPGHDSERSSDGRLPSLHESPEQRAGSESPTQ; translated from the exons ATCAGGAGATGGCGGTGGATGCGGGGAGCTCGGCGCCGCCGGTGGCCGGTCCGGGGCTACTCTTGGTACCGGAGGGGGTGGCGGTAGGGGCGGTGGTCGCCCTGGTCGAGGCCCCAGCGCCGGGGGTGGAGTGCCGGCTAGTGGGCGGCGGCTTTCGCTTGAGGCGGACGGCGGGGAGGATGTTCACGGTGGTGACCACGGCGGCGCTGGACCGGGAGCGGCGGGACGAGTACCGGCTACGGCTGGTGACCGGCAGCGGCAGCGACGGCGGCGAGAGCCCTTTCACCGTCCGGGTGACGGATGTGAATGACAACAGCCCGGTGTTCACGGCGCCGCGGCCACCGTGGGTGTCGGTGCCGATGTCCCCGGCTGCAGAGAGCGGCTGCCCGACCGCCCGCACCCACCTGCTACCGGTAACGGCGGTGAAGGCGGCGGACGCTGACTCCGGGGCAAACGGGGAGCTGGTGTACGAGTTGGCGGCGGCCGAGGGCGAAgtaggcggcggcggcggcgtgtTCGGGATGGGCATCGGCGGGGAGCTCCGGGCTAACGTGTGCCGCCTGTCAGGGCTGCCCGGCCGGGAGTGGCGACTCCGGGTGCGGGTCTGGGACGGCGGCAGCCCCCGGCGCTCGGCCAGCACCGTCCTCACCGTCTCCTTCGTCCCCGCCGCCACCGGGAGCCTGGCACCGGCCGCCGTCACCGGACTCGCCCTGGCCGCCGTCTGCGCGGCCCTTCTGCCCGTTGTGTTGCTGCTGCGCTCCGCTTGCGGTGaccggtggcggcggcggcgagaCGGCGGCGCCTACAACTGCCGGCGGGCGGAGACCGACTACCGGCCGCAGCCCCGCCGCCCCGAGCGGCTCATCCACAAAACCGACATCGCCCTGTTGCCGACGTCCCGCCGCGCCGAGCCGTCCACCGACCCGCTCCCGCTGCCCGCAGCCGGGCTGTCCGGTAccgaacccctgacacccagccCGGGCCGCCAGCGGCACCGGCACCGGCAGCTCCTGCGGGAACTCGTCCGCCTGTCCCGGGCTGGTTGTCCCGACGGATCCCTCGATCTGGCCGCCGGCTCGCCGCATGTCCAG CAGATCTCGCAGCTTCTCTCTCTACTCCACCAGGGCCAGTTCCAGGCCAGGCCAAACTTTCggggaaataaatatttaaagacgtgcag GGGGACGGGGGCCGAGGCTGACCAGCCGACTCGGAAGGACAGTGGtcagggagagagcgaggggggggacAGCGACAGCGATGTCGGATCGACCCCTCCCCTCCACGAGCTGCTgaacgaagggctgaatggcctgctggcCCGAGGAAGCTGGGAAACATCCCCAG GGCAGGGTGGCGGGGCAGGTCGAGGGGAGCGCCTGAGCCTGGAGGACTTGTTCTGGGCTCTGCCCTCGTCTCTCCCCTCTGACTACAAGGAGAACGTCTTTAGCCTGGAGTCCGAGACGGTGCCGGAGACGGCGGACGGGGAGAGGACAACCTTCTCGACGTTCGGCAAGGGCGTGCCGGAGCATGGGGCGGCCTTCCTCACCGAGATGGCCGTGCTCTTCCATCAGCTCTTGGGGCAGAGCCCCCAGCCCGGCTCCCACCTGGAGCCCTATCTCCCGGGCCACGACTCAGAGCGGTCCAGCGACGGCCGCCTGCCCAGCCTTCATGAGTCGCCGGAACAGAGAGCGGGATCGGAGTCACCGACTCAGTAA
- the LOC116978531 gene encoding protocadherin-18-like isoform X2 — protein sequence MGYDLLFFASLLTAACLQDVPNQGSGHLPVDVSMLSGDHAPETGTEEVEVAARCRLQPLDQEMAVDAGSSAPPVAGPGLLLVPEGVAVGAVVALVEAPAPGVECRLVGGGFRLRRTAGRMFTVVTTAALDRERRDEYRLRLVTGSGSDGGESPFTVRVTDVNDNSPVFTAPRPPWVSVPMSPAAESGCPTARTHLLPVTAVKAADADSGANGELVYELAAAEGEVGGGGGVFGMGIGGELRANVCRLSGLPGREWRLRVRVWDGGSPRRSASTVLTVSFVPAATGSLAPAAVTGLALAAVCAALLPVVLLLRSACGDRWRRRRDGGAYNCRRAETDYRPQPRRPERLIHKTDIALLPTSRRAEPSTDPLPLPAAGLSGTEPLTPSPGRQRHRHRQLLRELVRLSRAGCPDGSLDLAAGSPHVQISQLLSLLHQGQFQARPNFRGNKYLKTCRGTGAEADQPTRKDSGQGESEGGDSDSDVGSTPPLHELLNEGLNGLLARGSWETSPGQGGGAGRGERLSLEDLFWALPSSLPSDYKENVFSLESETVPETADGERTTFSTFGKGVPEHGAAFLTEMAVLFHQLLGQSPQPGSHLEPYLPGHDSERSSDGRLPSLHESPEQRAGSESPTQ from the exons ATCAGGAGATGGCGGTGGATGCGGGGAGCTCGGCGCCGCCGGTGGCCGGTCCGGGGCTACTCTTGGTACCGGAGGGGGTGGCGGTAGGGGCGGTGGTCGCCCTGGTCGAGGCCCCAGCGCCGGGGGTGGAGTGCCGGCTAGTGGGCGGCGGCTTTCGCTTGAGGCGGACGGCGGGGAGGATGTTCACGGTGGTGACCACGGCGGCGCTGGACCGGGAGCGGCGGGACGAGTACCGGCTACGGCTGGTGACCGGCAGCGGCAGCGACGGCGGCGAGAGCCCTTTCACCGTCCGGGTGACGGATGTGAATGACAACAGCCCGGTGTTCACGGCGCCGCGGCCACCGTGGGTGTCGGTGCCGATGTCCCCGGCTGCAGAGAGCGGCTGCCCGACCGCCCGCACCCACCTGCTACCGGTAACGGCGGTGAAGGCGGCGGACGCTGACTCCGGGGCAAACGGGGAGCTGGTGTACGAGTTGGCGGCGGCCGAGGGCGAAgtaggcggcggcggcggcgtgtTCGGGATGGGCATCGGCGGGGAGCTCCGGGCTAACGTGTGCCGCCTGTCAGGGCTGCCCGGCCGGGAGTGGCGACTCCGGGTGCGGGTCTGGGACGGCGGCAGCCCCCGGCGCTCGGCCAGCACCGTCCTCACCGTCTCCTTCGTCCCCGCCGCCACCGGGAGCCTGGCACCGGCCGCCGTCACCGGACTCGCCCTGGCCGCCGTCTGCGCGGCCCTTCTGCCCGTTGTGTTGCTGCTGCGCTCCGCTTGCGGTGaccggtggcggcggcggcgagaCGGCGGCGCCTACAACTGCCGGCGGGCGGAGACCGACTACCGGCCGCAGCCCCGCCGCCCCGAGCGGCTCATCCACAAAACCGACATCGCCCTGTTGCCGACGTCCCGCCGCGCCGAGCCGTCCACCGACCCGCTCCCGCTGCCCGCAGCCGGGCTGTCCGGTAccgaacccctgacacccagccCGGGCCGCCAGCGGCACCGGCACCGGCAGCTCCTGCGGGAACTCGTCCGCCTGTCCCGGGCTGGTTGTCCCGACGGATCCCTCGATCTGGCCGCCGGCTCGCCGCATGTCCAG ATCTCGCAGCTTCTCTCTCTACTCCACCAGGGCCAGTTCCAGGCCAGGCCAAACTTTCggggaaataaatatttaaagacgtgcag GGGGACGGGGGCCGAGGCTGACCAGCCGACTCGGAAGGACAGTGGtcagggagagagcgaggggggggacAGCGACAGCGATGTCGGATCGACCCCTCCCCTCCACGAGCTGCTgaacgaagggctgaatggcctgctggcCCGAGGAAGCTGGGAAACATCCCCAG GGCAGGGTGGCGGGGCAGGTCGAGGGGAGCGCCTGAGCCTGGAGGACTTGTTCTGGGCTCTGCCCTCGTCTCTCCCCTCTGACTACAAGGAGAACGTCTTTAGCCTGGAGTCCGAGACGGTGCCGGAGACGGCGGACGGGGAGAGGACAACCTTCTCGACGTTCGGCAAGGGCGTGCCGGAGCATGGGGCGGCCTTCCTCACCGAGATGGCCGTGCTCTTCCATCAGCTCTTGGGGCAGAGCCCCCAGCCCGGCTCCCACCTGGAGCCCTATCTCCCGGGCCACGACTCAGAGCGGTCCAGCGACGGCCGCCTGCCCAGCCTTCATGAGTCGCCGGAACAGAGAGCGGGATCGGAGTCACCGACTCAGTAA
- the LOC116978389 gene encoding transmembrane O-methyltransferase homolog yields MQLAVLAALLLPVCAALAHRYRRLICGFYRRRLLPWLGGPSPEERILRHVRTEARHGTPDRVLSAIEEWCRRVHPVTDTDPGKARFLDGVVLRTAPLHALLVGAHCGYSAIRLARLLAPGAILVAVEPDPRAAEIVEEMILLGGINHSQFRVLSGSPAEAIAHCRSALEVSSVQLAVLTQGRGCDCVRDLRSLEQASLLAAGSLVLADCLTSSGASCFLASIRPGPLYTVSSQRRLDGIATDRMVELTVNCPAQELL; encoded by the exons ATGCAGCTCGCTGTCCTCGCCGCTCTTCTGCTGCCGGTCTGCGCGGCCCTCGCTCACCGTTACCGCCGGCTCATCTGCGGCTTCTACCGGCGCCGGCTGCTGCCGTGGCTCGGCGGCCCCAGCCCCGAGGAGCGCATCCTCCGGCATGTCCGGACCGAGGCTCGGCACGGCACACCAGATAGGGTGCTGAGCGCCATCGAGGAATGGTGCCGCCGAGTCCACCCTGTGACCGACACTGACCCGGGGAAAG cCCGGTTCCTGGACGGGGTGGTGCTGCGGACGGCCCCCCTCCACGCCCTGTTGGTCGGCGCCCACTGCGGCTATTCGGCCATCCGCCTGGCGCGGCTGCTAGCCCCCGGGGCCATCCTGGTCGCCGTCGAGCCCGACCCCCGTGCGGCCGAGATAGTCGAGGAGATGATACTGCTGGGCGGGATCAATCACTCCCAG TTCCGTGTGTTGAGCGGTTCTCCGGCCGAGGCCATCGCCCATTGCCGGTCGGCGCTGGAAGTGAGCAGCGTCCAGCTGGCGGTACTGACCCAGGGGCGAGGCTGTGACTGTGTCCGGGATCTACGGTCCCTCGAGCAGGCCTCACTGCTGGCTGCCGGCTCCCTCGTCCTCGCCGACTGCCTCACCAGCTCCGGAGCCTCCTGCTTCCTCGCCTCCATCCGTCCCGGACCCCTCTACACCGTCTCCTCCCAGCGCCGCCTGGACGGAATCGCCACGGACAGGATGGTGGAATTAACGGTGAATTGTCCAGCCCAGGAGCTCCTGTGA